In one window of Kosmotoga pacifica DNA:
- a CDS encoding protein O-GlcNAcase has product MKKLFGVVEGFYGKPWSMKDRNDMITFLGKHGFNIYIYAPKDDLLHRKMWRRSYSDEFMVAFRELVETGRENGVDVAFALSPGLSVRYSSKKDLEAVIAKYRAFAAIGVKSFCLFFDDIPEKMEPVDEENFGTLAKAQTHFANMVYERLSEEVPEMIFIVCPTEYCCKYDTLYLKEFGAELREEAYVFWTGPRVCSQVIPESDAIEIARVLRRKPLYWDNYPVNDSYMVPELHMGPYTGRSSELLEHASGLLLNPMSLTEASKVAILSAAKYIKDPQRYDPLNCWEDSLKELYKEAFSAMKHFIGCNIMSPLHPEEPELTTRITNEFRRLFFSGKPAQAIDFLEEKATEFSMNCSQIERRISRKLLNEIHPWLEEYRKWGEILSQIVAVLKNRNAVYSEPVDPGGLYSLKESIERLEQLLTELSHQKTLCCGYSLRNLAYEVLIRTRGLLTLVVKQE; this is encoded by the coding sequence ATGAAAAAACTTTTTGGTGTTGTTGAAGGTTTTTACGGTAAGCCCTGGAGCATGAAAGATAGAAATGATATGATTACTTTTCTCGGCAAACACGGATTCAACATCTACATCTATGCGCCAAAAGATGATCTCCTTCACAGAAAGATGTGGCGGAGAAGTTATTCAGACGAATTTATGGTCGCATTTAGAGAGCTCGTGGAAACAGGTAGAGAAAACGGTGTGGATGTGGCTTTCGCTCTTAGTCCTGGACTTTCCGTCAGGTACTCTTCAAAAAAGGATCTGGAAGCAGTCATAGCGAAGTACCGGGCGTTCGCTGCAATTGGCGTAAAAAGTTTTTGTCTCTTTTTCGATGACATCCCTGAGAAAATGGAACCGGTGGATGAAGAAAATTTTGGAACACTGGCAAAGGCACAGACGCACTTTGCAAACATGGTCTATGAAAGGCTGTCAGAGGAAGTACCCGAAATGATCTTCATTGTCTGCCCGACAGAGTATTGCTGCAAATATGACACCCTCTACCTTAAAGAATTCGGGGCAGAGCTCAGAGAGGAGGCATATGTCTTCTGGACTGGACCGCGTGTTTGTTCACAAGTCATCCCTGAAAGCGACGCCATAGAAATAGCCAGGGTTTTAAGGCGCAAACCTTTATACTGGGATAACTATCCCGTAAATGATTCGTATATGGTTCCGGAACTCCATATGGGTCCCTATACAGGCAGGTCTTCAGAACTACTAGAACACGCTTCAGGGTTGTTGCTAAATCCCATGAGCCTTACAGAAGCCTCTAAAGTTGCTATTCTATCAGCCGCGAAATATATCAAAGACCCTCAACGGTACGATCCCCTTAACTGCTGGGAAGATTCCCTCAAAGAACTCTATAAGGAAGCCTTTAGCGCTATGAAACACTTCATTGGCTGTAATATTATGAGTCCCCTCCACCCTGAAGAACCCGAACTCACAACACGGATTACGAACGAGTTCAGAAGGCTATTCTTCTCAGGCAAACCAGCACAGGCAATCGATTTCCTCGAGGAGAAAGCAACTGAATTTTCAATGAACTGTTCGCAGATCGAGAGAAGGATTTCCAGAAAGCTTTTGAATGAAATTCACCCATGGCTTGAAGAATACCGCAAGTGGGGAGAGATTTTGTCACAGATCGTGGCTGTCCTGAAAAACAGAAATGCAGTATATTCTGAACCAGTAGATCCCGGAGGGCTTTATTCGCTGAAGGAAAGTATTGAAAGACTTGAACAATTGCTGACAGAGCTGTCACACCAGAAGACACTATGTTGTGGATATTCTTTGAGAAACCTTGCATACGAAGTACTCATCAGAACTCGGGGGCTTCTCACACTGGTAGTGAAGCAGGAATGA
- a CDS encoding ROK family transcriptional regulator, whose amino-acid sequence MVSLSKTEINVLNVVRTYGLISRAEISRQIGLSKPIVSKVVSKFVTMGALVEKERGLSSKRGGKKPILLSFVPNFKYIIAIDIGGTKMIAALTDLEGRILEKVDFSTKGIKNEEELISLVITGVNTVMKVPKEEILTISIGIPGTVSRDDQIVHFMPAFNLREVHLAEEINKRSGGLRVRLANDVTLNALGEFWQGAAKGSKNMFLLSLGTGTGGAFVINGKVYEGSHGMAGEIGYMITSWPHDKTLSDGFGSLEAWFSGHSFEKAIGGLIEKEVNLKKLFDSYESYPLFKKILTEGCEHLAIALSNTLMLFDPDVIVITGGIGHNQYELLMSLMRPTIEKVVPREIFDRVTFKKSLLGELGVILGAVYYGQQGILL is encoded by the coding sequence ATGGTGAGTTTATCTAAGACTGAAATAAATGTTTTGAATGTTGTTAGAACGTACGGACTGATATCGAGGGCGGAGATATCCAGGCAGATTGGACTCAGTAAACCAATTGTATCCAAAGTTGTATCGAAATTCGTAACTATGGGAGCGCTGGTTGAAAAAGAGCGTGGTTTGAGCTCGAAAAGAGGAGGGAAGAAACCAATCCTTCTCTCTTTTGTTCCAAATTTCAAGTACATTATAGCAATCGATATCGGCGGTACCAAAATGATAGCAGCACTAACTGATTTAGAAGGAAGGATTCTGGAAAAGGTTGACTTCTCCACAAAAGGTATCAAAAACGAAGAGGAACTCATTTCACTTGTTATAACTGGTGTCAACACTGTTATGAAAGTTCCAAAAGAAGAAATACTGACGATCAGCATCGGAATTCCAGGTACTGTTAGCAGAGACGACCAGATCGTTCATTTCATGCCCGCTTTCAACCTGAGGGAGGTTCATTTGGCTGAAGAAATAAATAAGCGCTCTGGTGGATTACGAGTGCGCCTGGCGAATGACGTGACGCTTAACGCTCTGGGAGAATTTTGGCAGGGTGCTGCGAAGGGCTCGAAGAATATGTTCCTTCTTTCACTGGGAACCGGAACCGGAGGGGCTTTTGTAATAAACGGAAAGGTATATGAAGGCTCTCATGGAATGGCGGGAGAAATCGGATATATGATCACAAGCTGGCCTCATGATAAAACACTTAGCGATGGTTTTGGAAGCCTTGAAGCCTGGTTTTCTGGCCACAGTTTTGAAAAAGCCATTGGTGGTCTGATAGAGAAGGAGGTAAACCTCAAGAAACTCTTCGACTCCTATGAAAGTTACCCTTTGTTCAAAAAGATTTTGACGGAAGGCTGCGAACATCTTGCGATTGCGTTGAGTAATACATTGATGCTTTTTGACCCTGATGTGATTGTGATTACTGGTGGAATTGGACACAACCAATATGAGCTATTGATGAGCTTGATGAGGCCAACAATTGAAAAAGTTGTTCCTCGGGAAATATTTGATAGAGTTACCTTTAAAAAGTCTTTATTAGGTGAGCTGGGAGTAATCCTGGGTGCGGTTTATTATGGCCAACAGGGGATTTTACTATAA
- a CDS encoding CD0519/CD1768 family membrane protein, producing the protein MLLLFLSFFLFLFGSQMGLGNMFKTIMYTAHDLLLNTVFFIMAVAVLTGALSGLLSEFGVVRLLNKLLSPLMKPLYDLPGAAAIGIITTYLSDNPAILTLVKDRNFIRCFKQYQLPLMCNLGTSFGMGLMLTTFMIAQSAIAGYSLLIPVLIGNLAAFFGSVISVRIMSLYTKKAFRNTTGFGEVNLPIQESSFHEKSVFERFMDATLEGGKNGVDLGLSIIPGVLIISTFIMMLTYGPTSPEGYSGAAYEGIAVLPWLGEKLFWALKVLFGFTSPELIAFPLTSLGSTGAALALVPKFIADGTLMPNDVAVLTAIGMCWSGYLSTHVAMMDSLGSRNLVGKAIFSHTIGGISAGIIAHLLYNLISLN; encoded by the coding sequence ATGCTTCTTCTGTTCCTTTCCTTCTTTTTATTTCTTTTTGGTTCACAAATGGGACTGGGCAACATGTTCAAAACCATCATGTACACCGCGCATGACTTGTTACTGAACACGGTTTTTTTCATTATGGCTGTAGCTGTACTCACTGGTGCCCTCAGTGGATTACTCTCCGAGTTTGGTGTGGTTAGATTGTTGAACAAACTTCTCTCACCACTAATGAAACCACTATACGATTTGCCAGGGGCAGCGGCTATTGGGATAATTACCACGTATCTTTCAGACAACCCGGCCATATTAACGCTGGTTAAAGATAGGAACTTTATCCGCTGCTTCAAGCAATACCAGTTGCCCCTCATGTGCAACCTAGGTACTTCGTTCGGTATGGGTCTCATGCTGACTACCTTCATGATAGCTCAATCCGCCATTGCCGGTTACAGTCTTCTCATCCCTGTCCTTATCGGGAACCTTGCAGCGTTTTTCGGAAGCGTGATCTCAGTCAGGATAATGAGTTTGTATACAAAAAAAGCTTTTAGAAACACAACAGGATTCGGAGAGGTAAACCTGCCAATACAGGAAAGCTCCTTTCACGAGAAAAGTGTTTTTGAAAGGTTCATGGATGCAACCCTGGAAGGAGGAAAGAATGGTGTCGACCTTGGTCTTTCCATAATACCGGGAGTGCTTATCATCTCCACGTTCATTATGATGCTGACTTATGGTCCAACTTCTCCTGAAGGTTATTCCGGTGCTGCTTATGAAGGTATCGCCGTCCTTCCATGGCTCGGTGAGAAATTGTTCTGGGCGTTGAAAGTGCTGTTCGGTTTCACTTCACCGGAACTCATTGCTTTTCCGCTGACCTCCCTCGGATCCACTGGAGCTGCCCTCGCTCTTGTCCCAAAATTTATAGCTGATGGTACCCTCATGCCAAACGATGTCGCCGTATTGACAGCCATAGGTATGTGCTGGAGCGGGTACCTTTCAACCCACGTCGCCATGATGGATTCTCTGGGTTCAAGAAATCTTGTTGGCAAGGCCATATTCAGCCACACCATCGGTGGAATAAGTGCTGGGATAATCGCCCATTTGTTGTACAATCTGATATCATTGAATTGA